The following are encoded in a window of Thermodesulfobacterium geofontis OPF15 genomic DNA:
- a CDS encoding ribosome maturation factor RimP, with translation MEKEIKDKIREIIEIPILRKNIELVDLEWRRERGGWVLRIFIDKPGGVTVGDCAKISEMISKILDKEDLIHHSYVLEVSSPGIERPLVKKEDYERFKGEKAKIILKTPISGRKNFTGIILGIKGDLVQMEVEGKVWEFSLDNIKKANLQPKIKFK, from the coding sequence ATGGAAAAAGAAATTAAAGATAAAATTAGAGAGATTATAGAAATTCCTATTTTAAGAAAAAATATAGAGTTAGTGGATTTAGAATGGAGAAGGGAAAGAGGAGGTTGGGTTTTAAGAATTTTTATAGATAAACCAGGAGGAGTTACTGTAGGAGATTGTGCAAAAATAAGCGAAATGATAAGCAAAATATTAGATAAAGAAGATCTTATTCATCATTCCTATGTGTTAGAAGTTTCTTCTCCGGGGATAGAAAGACCTTTGGTTAAAAAAGAAGATTACGAAAGATTTAAAGGAGAGAAAGCTAAAATTATTTTAAAAACACCTATTTCTGGGAGAAAAAATTTTACAGGTATTATTTTAGGAATAAAAGGAGATTTGGTTCAGATGGAAGTAGAAGGGAAAGTTTGGGAGTTTTCTTTGGATAATATTAAAAAAGCAAATTTACAGCCTAA
- a CDS encoding MFS transporter: MKSSKSILISAGLIGNVIEWYDFIVYGYFAQVFAKLFFPTHDPVVSLILSFLTFAVGFLARPLGALLIGYLADKKGRKPALVLSIYLMAVPSILIMLLPTYQSIGIAAPFILGILRIFQGLSAGGEYTTSVTFLLEHSNPERRAFYASINLSGAILGILIGSFVATLFHRIFSMEEILSYAWRLVYLPSIILIFLGVIILKRTYETPSFVKEILSPSRGFPLFTAIKHYKKSLVLTLALSAVQGVAFFTLFVYLSTYYNRILKLPADQSFLINTLAMLLLDLLIPIIALLSDRYGRRPFFLISLSLYSFLSIGLVKLMLSAVFMTVLLSHLIFALISSLFMSILPATLAELFPVKIRGTSFSVLYNISLAIFGGTVPMVCTHFVEKLNILTFPGIYLSAISALALILSILFLPETNPRKSKIK, from the coding sequence ATGAAATCTTCAAAAAGTATACTTATTTCAGCTGGACTTATTGGGAATGTAATTGAGTGGTATGATTTTATTGTCTATGGATACTTTGCACAAGTTTTTGCTAAACTCTTTTTTCCAACCCATGATCCTGTAGTATCTCTTATTTTAAGCTTTTTAACTTTTGCAGTTGGTTTTTTAGCTCGTCCTCTTGGTGCTCTTTTAATTGGCTATTTAGCAGATAAAAAGGGTAGAAAACCAGCCTTGGTTCTTTCTATATATCTTATGGCGGTTCCTTCGATCCTTATTATGCTTCTTCCTACTTATCAAAGTATAGGAATTGCTGCTCCTTTCATTCTTGGAATTCTAAGAATTTTCCAGGGTCTTTCTGCTGGTGGAGAATATACTACTTCAGTTACTTTTTTACTTGAGCATAGCAACCCTGAGCGCAGAGCCTTTTATGCAAGTATTAACCTTTCAGGAGCTATTCTTGGTATTCTTATTGGTTCTTTTGTAGCTACTCTTTTTCATCGAATTTTTTCTATGGAAGAGATTCTATCTTATGCTTGGCGATTGGTTTATCTTCCTTCTATTATTTTAATTTTCTTAGGAGTTATTATATTAAAAAGAACCTATGAAACCCCTTCTTTTGTTAAAGAGATCTTGTCTCCTTCCCGGGGATTTCCTCTTTTTACCGCTATAAAACATTATAAAAAATCCTTAGTCTTAACCTTAGCTTTATCAGCAGTGCAAGGAGTTGCCTTTTTTACTCTTTTTGTCTATTTGTCTACTTATTATAATAGAATTTTAAAACTCCCAGCTGACCAATCTTTTTTAATTAACACTTTAGCCATGTTACTTCTTGATCTACTTATCCCAATTATAGCCCTTCTTTCAGACCGCTATGGAAGAAGGCCTTTTTTCTTAATTTCCCTTTCTCTTTATAGTTTTCTTTCTATAGGACTTGTTAAGCTCATGCTGTCTGCAGTTTTTATGACTGTTCTTTTAAGCCACCTTATCTTTGCCTTAATATCTTCTCTCTTTATGAGTATTCTTCCTGCTACCTTAGCAGAGTTATTCCCTGTTAAAATAAGAGGAACCTCTTTTTCAGTTCTTTATAATATATCCCTTGCTATCTTTGGTGGAACTGTACCAATGGTTTGTACCCATTTTGTAGAAAAACTTAACATTTTAACTTTTCCAGGAATTTATCTTTCAGCAATTTCAGCTTTAGCCCTTATTTTATCAATCCTTTTTCTACCTGAAACAAATCCAAGAAAATCTAAAATTAAGTAA
- the mgtA gene encoding magnesium-translocating P-type ATPase, with the protein MEIELSERLGLSTKDAEERLKKYGYNKIKEDRKFKDIKLLINQFKSPYILLLFFTALLSAILGEKIDAFIIISIILLGGLLDFWQERGAYKTIEKLLSMVKTYVAVIRDGKEMEIPIEYVVPGDIVILRAGDMIPADGVILKVKDLFVNESLMTGEAYPVEKFEGSNLFMGTHVISGFGVMEVIKTGKDTEYGKIVDRLRLGKGRTDFERGLRRFGYTLLEIATILIIIVFAVNAYYNRGVINSLLFALSLGIGITPVLLPAVISVGLSYGARYMAHKGAIVKRLASIENFGSMNVLCCDKTGTLTEGKMKVFAFKNINDEDDEKTALFSCINSYFQTGYKNPIDEAIKESLKSVNISEFKKLDELPYDFNRKRLSVLVKKDMQNLLITKGAYSHVIEICSYAEIDGKVVNIKEVIQKIEKLYTYYSGQGFKLIAVAYKQVDKDKIDFKDENEEIFLGFVILHDPLKEDAKDLIDRLLSLGIELRIITGDNKFVAQHIAENLGLKGRVLSGDEINKFSEDALIKRVKDTFIFAELSPLQKDRIVLALRKAGYVIGYMGDGINDVAAMRSADVAISVENAVDVAKESADIVLLKSDLHTIIDSILEGRKTFLNTMKYLFMQVSSNFGNVFSMTGASFIVPFLPMLPKQVLTTNLLSDTAVMSIPSDNVDEDWIKSPKKWDIEFIKKFMIVFGLISSIFDFITFTSLLFIFKTSIELFRSAWFLESLLTQIFILLVLRTKKFFLNSNPSIFLLLNTLAISIIVFILPFTPPGKLLELKPLTIQLYIFIAIVIIFYILTVEIGKKLFYKKYDL; encoded by the coding sequence ATGGAAATTGAACTTTCTGAAAGATTAGGTCTATCTACAAAAGATGCGGAAGAAAGGCTTAAAAAGTATGGTTATAATAAGATAAAGGAAGATAGAAAATTTAAAGATATAAAGTTATTAATAAATCAATTTAAAAGTCCTTATATTTTACTACTTTTTTTTACTGCTTTACTCTCGGCTATTTTAGGTGAAAAAATAGATGCTTTTATAATAATTAGTATCATATTACTTGGAGGGCTCTTAGATTTTTGGCAGGAAAGAGGTGCTTATAAAACTATAGAAAAGCTTCTTTCTATGGTTAAAACTTATGTAGCAGTGATAAGAGATGGTAAAGAAATGGAAATACCAATTGAATATGTAGTTCCAGGAGATATAGTTATCTTGCGAGCAGGAGATATGATACCTGCTGATGGTGTAATACTTAAAGTTAAAGATTTATTTGTAAATGAATCTTTAATGACTGGGGAGGCATATCCTGTTGAAAAATTTGAAGGAAGCAATCTTTTTATGGGAACCCATGTAATAAGTGGATTTGGAGTTATGGAAGTTATAAAAACTGGCAAGGATACTGAATATGGAAAAATTGTAGATAGACTAAGACTTGGTAAAGGAAGAACAGACTTTGAAAGAGGTTTAAGAAGATTTGGGTATACACTCCTTGAAATAGCTACAATTCTTATAATAATTGTTTTCGCAGTCAATGCTTACTATAATAGAGGTGTAATAAATTCCCTTTTATTTGCCCTTTCTCTTGGAATTGGTATAACCCCAGTACTTCTACCTGCAGTAATAAGTGTGGGTCTTTCTTATGGTGCAAGATATATGGCTCACAAAGGTGCAATAGTAAAAAGATTGGCATCCATAGAAAATTTTGGTAGTATGAATGTTCTGTGTTGTGATAAGACTGGAACATTGACAGAAGGAAAGATGAAAGTGTTTGCATTTAAAAATATAAATGATGAAGATGACGAAAAGACGGCTCTATTTTCTTGTATAAACTCTTATTTTCAAACCGGCTATAAAAACCCTATAGACGAAGCAATAAAAGAAAGCTTAAAATCTGTCAATATTTCGGAATTTAAAAAGTTAGATGAACTTCCCTACGATTTTAACAGAAAAAGATTATCAGTTCTTGTTAAAAAAGATATGCAAAATCTATTAATCACAAAAGGTGCTTATTCTCATGTAATAGAAATTTGTAGCTATGCAGAAATTGATGGAAAGGTTGTTAATATTAAAGAAGTTATTCAAAAGATTGAAAAGCTTTACACATATTATAGTGGTCAAGGTTTTAAATTAATTGCTGTAGCTTACAAACAAGTTGATAAAGACAAAATTGATTTTAAAGATGAGAATGAGGAAATCTTTCTTGGTTTCGTTATTCTCCATGATCCATTAAAAGAAGATGCAAAAGATTTAATTGATAGACTTTTAAGTTTAGGGATAGAATTAAGAATAATTACAGGAGATAACAAATTTGTAGCTCAGCATATAGCTGAAAATCTTGGGCTTAAAGGTAGAGTATTAAGTGGTGATGAAATTAATAAATTTTCTGAGGATGCTCTCATTAAAAGAGTAAAAGATACTTTTATATTTGCTGAACTTTCTCCATTACAAAAAGATAGAATAGTTCTTGCACTTAGAAAAGCAGGTTATGTAATTGGTTATATGGGAGATGGTATAAACGATGTCGCTGCAATGAGAAGTGCAGATGTGGCAATATCTGTTGAAAATGCAGTAGATGTGGCAAAAGAAAGCGCAGATATAGTTCTTTTAAAGTCAGATTTACATACCATAATAGATTCTATCCTTGAAGGTAGAAAAACTTTTTTAAATACTATGAAATATCTTTTTATGCAAGTTAGTTCTAACTTTGGGAATGTATTTTCTATGACAGGAGCATCTTTTATCGTGCCCTTTCTTCCTATGTTGCCAAAACAAGTATTAACAACTAATCTTTTATCAGATACTGCTGTGATGTCTATACCTTCTGATAATGTAGATGAAGATTGGATAAAAAGTCCAAAAAAGTGGGATATAGAGTTTATTAAAAAATTTATGATAGTTTTTGGATTAATAAGCTCAATATTTGATTTTATAACTTTTACTTCTTTGCTTTTCATTTTTAAGACAAGCATAGAACTTTTCCGTTCTGCCTGGTTTCTTGAGAGTCTTTTGACACAAATATTTATTTTATTGGTTTTACGTACCAAGAAATTCTTCTTAAATAGCAATCCCTCAATTTTTCTACTCCTAAATACACTTGCAATATCTATAATAGTTTTTATTTTACCTTTTACACCTCCTGGTAAACTTTTAGAACTTAAACCCTTGACTATTCAACTTTACATTTTCATAGCGATAGTAATCATATTTTATATTTTAACAGTAGAAATTGGTAAAAAGCTGTTTTATAAAAAGTATGACTTATGA
- a CDS encoding NAD(P)/FAD-dependent oxidoreductase — protein MKENYDVIIVGAGPAGIFAALEIISKSNLKVAIIEKGKDIDKRTCYIEKLGKCLNCKVCDMLNGWGGAGAFSDGKLNLSPEIGGFLLDYIPREELIDLINYVDSIYVKMGAPQKIYTLDELNIERIKKLCSKQGLIFIPSKIRHIGTEKCKEILKNLKEEISKKADILFEKSVSKILTSGKKVKGVQLKDGTKIMANYVIVAPGRAGSSWLEVEAKRLNLNTKINPVDIGVRVEVPASVMDELTSLCYEPKFLYYSKTFDDPVRTFCVNPYGEVIIENVEGVWTVNGHSYSYKKTDNTNFAILCSTYFTEPFKDPILYGKSIAKLANLLGKEVLVQRLEDIRKGRRSTEARISRNPVKPSLKIATPGDLSFVLPYRYLVNILEMLEALDKILPGVNSPHTLLYGVEVKFYSLRFELSRSLETKIKNLFIAGDGAGITRGLIQASVSGVIIAREIVKRSLILG, from the coding sequence TTGAAGGAAAATTACGATGTAATTATTGTTGGTGCAGGACCTGCAGGAATATTTGCTGCCTTAGAAATTATCTCAAAAAGTAATCTAAAGGTTGCTATAATTGAAAAAGGAAAAGATATTGATAAAAGAACCTGTTATATAGAAAAATTAGGGAAATGTTTAAATTGCAAAGTTTGCGATATGCTAAATGGTTGGGGAGGAGCAGGTGCTTTTAGTGATGGAAAACTCAATCTTTCTCCTGAGATTGGAGGATTTCTTTTAGATTATATTCCAAGAGAAGAACTGATTGATCTAATTAATTATGTAGACAGTATATATGTAAAAATGGGAGCCCCCCAAAAAATTTACACCTTAGATGAACTTAATATAGAAAGAATTAAAAAATTATGCTCTAAACAAGGACTTATATTTATACCTTCAAAAATAAGACATATAGGAACTGAAAAATGTAAGGAAATTTTAAAAAATTTAAAAGAAGAAATTTCAAAAAAAGCTGATATTCTTTTTGAAAAATCTGTATCTAAAATTTTAACTTCAGGAAAAAAGGTAAAAGGAGTTCAATTAAAAGATGGAACTAAAATTATGGCTAATTATGTAATTGTTGCTCCAGGAAGGGCAGGAAGTAGTTGGTTAGAAGTTGAGGCAAAAAGATTAAATCTAAATACTAAAATAAATCCTGTAGACATTGGAGTTAGGGTAGAAGTCCCAGCTTCTGTAATGGACGAGTTAACCTCTCTTTGCTATGAGCCAAAATTTCTTTATTATTCTAAAACTTTTGATGATCCTGTGAGAACTTTTTGTGTTAATCCATATGGAGAGGTTATCATAGAAAATGTAGAAGGGGTATGGACAGTAAATGGACATAGTTATAGTTATAAAAAAACAGATAATACCAATTTTGCTATTTTATGTAGCACTTACTTTACTGAACCCTTTAAAGATCCAATTTTATATGGAAAAAGTATTGCAAAACTTGCCAATCTTTTAGGAAAAGAAGTTTTGGTTCAAAGATTAGAAGATATTAGAAAAGGAAGAAGGTCAACAGAAGCAAGAATTTCTAGAAATCCAGTTAAACCCTCCCTAAAAATTGCTACTCCTGGAGATCTTAGTTTTGTTTTACCTTATAGATATTTAGTAAATATTCTTGAAATGCTCGAAGCTCTTGATAAGATCCTCCCTGGTGTTAATTCTCCCCATACTTTACTTTATGGAGTGGAGGTTAAATTTTATAGCCTTAGATTTGAATTAAGTCGCTCCCTTGAGACAAAAATTAAAAATCTTTTTATAGCTGGAGATGGAGCAGGAATCACAAGAGGTCTTATTCAAGCTTCGGTCTCAGGAGTTATAATTGCAAGAGAAATTGTAAAAAGGAGCTTAATTTTAGGTTAA